ATCTTACCTAAAACGTCCATTCGAAGTTCGTATTCGTCACGTTCTTGAGTTCCGACTTTGCCGATATACTTGTCTTTCATCTCGGCAAGCGTATAGGTTTTAATTCTTTAGTTGCCATGTGATTACTTTTTTGTTTGTTTCTTAATATTCTCTCCACTCGATTACCATTCGTTTATTATTTCAACCAGTCATTAAGAAAGTGGATTAAAAATTAAGCAGCCGTAGAATCTATTTTGAGTTGTCCACCCAATGCTTTAAGTACCTTATAAATGGTTTCAAATTGTGGTTTGGAGTTTTGACTCAATGCCTTATACAAACTAGGTCGGCTAAGTCCTGTTTGTTCTGCAATTTTTGTCATACCAATAGCTTTGGCAATATGTCCAATGGCTGCTACCAATTCTTGCGAATCACCATCTTCTAAAACGGCATTCAAGTATTCAGCAATCATCTTGTTGTCATCTAAATAGTCAGCGATGTCAAATTTTGAAGTTGTCATGATTTCTTATTTTTATATTTAGTCCAAAGAGATTTAGCTTTAGCGATGTCCGCACTTTGAGTTGATTTGTCACCTCCTAAAAGAAGTAAGACAACCGTTTTACCTTGCTCTTTATAGTATACTCTATATCCTTTACCTTCCTCGATTCTTAATTCCATTAAACCATCTCCGACTGATTTACAATCTCCAAAGTTGCCTTTCAGTTCGATTCGTTGGATTCTAACTAAAACTTTGGCTTTCGCTCTAAAGTCTTTTAGCTTCCGCAGCCATTTATCAAATTCGGTGGTTTTTTCAATTAAGTACATCAACCAAAATTGTATCCAAGTGAATACAAAGGTAGGAAATTTTTTCTTACGTTTTAAAATGAATGGGAACGGAAAAGTGTATGGTCCGTGTCCCGAAGGGCATGTGCAATTCTCTTTGTGTGTGCCCGGCATGGGCAAAGTATCGAAGATGCCTAATAATTTCCAGCGGGTTTGCCGTGTATGCAACATTAATGTTTTCATACACTCAAATTTTATTAATGGAGCCAGGTCCATAGCTTTGCCCAAGGGCAAGTATCTCTGGCCCACGGTGGCAAATGCAGCCCATTATTCCTGGGATTTCGGGAATGGGGAAAGTTCCACGCTCCTGTCGCCCACGGTGGCTTATGGAGATACCGGGCGCTTTCAAATCCGTTTGGTTGCATTTACCGAAGAAGGCTGCGCGGACACGGCCATGCAATGGGTCTGGGTATTGCCGGAACTAAAGGTGTTCATTCCGAATGCCTTTCATCCGGGAGGAGGCATCAATGATGTTTTTGCCCCTACAACCTCAGCCGAAGTTTCGTGGCATCTGGAGGTTTACAACCGCTGGGGCCAGAAGGTATGGGAAGGCACCAACACCGGCTGGGATGGGCAGTACAAAGGCGCACCGGCAGCGGAAGGTGTGTACGTCTATAAAATCCAGTTGCTGGACACCGACAGGAGGGAAAATGCTTTCATGGGGAGTGTGCATTTGTTGCGGTGAGGATTTTCAGAGGCACCATGTTTCATCCATTTTACTCCTTGTCATTCATTTTTTCTTTACTTTTGATAACGAAATAATACAACAACAAAAAGATAACAACATGAAAAGGAACTTAATTACTTATCTGGCAATGGTCTTAGCCGCTGCTACCTTCACTTTTACTTCTTGCGGAAAAGAAGAAGGCACTCCCGTCCCTAAAGATCCGGTCACCGGGCCCTCAGGCACTCTCGAAGTAACGGTGATGGATGAGGATGGAAATTTACTTGAAGAAATCAATGTGCAACTTGCGTATACGCTGGATAGCATGAGCAATGAGAAGTTCTTTGCCAGCGCCAAGACTGATGCAGCAGGAATTGCGACATTTACAGAAGTGCGCATAAGCAAGGTATATGTGTATGCAAATAAAGGCACTCTTAATGATTATCAAATCGTAAATATTAAAGAGGATGAAACGGTAACTGCTGAGCTTACGCTTATCAGAAGTGGTGATCTAAGGGTAATCGTAAAGATCAGCACTACTGCCGGTAATGTGGCCGGTGGAGCAGATGTCCAGGTATCATTAACGGAAGCTGACTGGGAGAATGATAAATATATCGCTACAGGAGTAACTGATGATTTTGGACAGGTGCTTTTTCCAAACTTGCCTGTAGGAAGTGTTTGGGTCGCTGCTCAGCATGAGGATAAAAAGGGCTCGGCTTCTTTTGTGGTGAAAGAAGGCCAGG
This DNA window, taken from Bacteroidia bacterium, encodes the following:
- a CDS encoding type II toxin-antitoxin system RelE/ParE family toxin, producing the protein MKTLMLHTRQTRWKLLGIFDTLPMPGTHKENCTCPSGHGPYTFPFPFILKRKKKFPTFVFTWIQFWLMYLIEKTTEFDKWLRKLKDFRAKAKVLVRIQRIELKGNFGDCKSVGDGLMELRIEEGKGYRVYYKEQGKTVVLLLLGGDKSTQSADIAKAKSLWTKYKNKKS
- a CDS encoding addiction module antidote protein, which gives rise to MTTSKFDIADYLDDNKMIAEYLNAVLEDGDSQELVAAIGHIAKAIGMTKIAEQTGLSRPSLYKALSQNSKPQFETIYKVLKALGGQLKIDSTAA
- a CDS encoding gliding motility-associated C-terminal domain-containing protein, giving the protein MPKGKYLWPTVANAAHYSWDFGNGESSTLLSPTVAYGDTGRFQIRLVAFTEEGCADTAMQWVWVLPELKVFIPNAFHPGGGINDVFAPTTSAEVSWHLEVYNRWGQKVWEGTNTGWDGQYKGAPAAEGVYVYKIQLLDTDRRENAFMGSVHLLR